A region from the Lolium perenne isolate Kyuss_39 chromosome 4, Kyuss_2.0, whole genome shotgun sequence genome encodes:
- the LOC127292546 gene encoding uncharacterized protein, with translation MGRIPSLKNFNAFPHAEDHLLKKTYSGAIVTILGLIIMVTLFAHELTFYLTTYTMHQMSVDLKRGETLPIHINVSFPSLPCEVLSVDAIDMSGKHEVDLHTNIWKLRLDKYGHIIGTEYLSDLVEKEHGTHDHDHGKEHPVEEKKPEHPFNEDADKMVKSVKLAMENGEGCRVYGALDVQRVAGNFHISVHGLNIFVANQIFEGSNHVNVSHVIHTLSFGPEYPGVHNPLDDNSRILHEASGTFKYYIKVVPTEYRYLSKKVLPTNQFSVTEYFVPMRPTDRSWPAVYFLYDLSPITVTIKEERRNFLHFITRLCAVLGGTFAMTGMLDRWMYRIIESVSSSKPRSGMR, from the exons ATGGGGAGGATACCGTCGCTGAAGAACTTCAATGCGTTCCCGCACGCGGAAGACCACCTGCTGAAGAAGACTTACTCGGGGGCTATAG TGACGATTCTCGGGCTGATTATAATGGTTACGCTTTTCGCGCATGAGCTCACGTTTTACCTTACCACCTACACGATGCATCAG ATGTCTGTAGATCTGAAACGAGGAGAAACTCTGCCAATTCATATAAATGTATCATTTCCTTCTTTACCATGTGAAG TCTTGAGCGTGGATGCAATTGACATGTCCGGCAAGCATGAGGTTGACTTGCATACAAATATTTGGAAG CTTCGCTTGGATAAGTATGGCCACATTATTGGTACTGAGTACTTGTCTGATCTGGTCGAAAAGGAGCATGGGACTCACGACCATG ACCATGGTAAGGAGCATCCTGTTGAGGAAAAGAAGCCTGAGCACCCTTTCAATGAAGACGCAGATAAAATGGTTAAGAGTGTCAAACTTGCAATGGAAAATGGTGAAGGATGCCGA GTGTATGGTGCGTTGGACGTGCAGAGGGTAGCTGGTAACTTTCATATATCAGTGCATGGTTTAAACATTTTTGTTGCAAATCAG ATATTTGAAGGGTCAAACCATGTCAACGTTAGTCATGTTATCCATACTCTGTCCTTTGGTCCAGAATACCCTGGAGTTCACAATCCACTTGATGATAATTCAAGGATACTGCATGAAGCAAGTGGGACATTCAAATACTATATCAAG GTTGTTCCAACAGAGTACAGATACCTCTCAAAGAAAGTGTTGCCAACAAATCAGTTTTCTGTGACAGAGTATTTTGTTCCCATGCGCCCAACTGATAGATCCTGGCCAG CTGTTTACTTCCTGTATGATCTCTCACCAATCACAGTCACAATCAAAGAAGAAAGACGGAACTTCCTACATTTCATAACTCGCCTTTGTGCAGTTCTTGGGGGTACATTTGCAATGACAG GAATGCTTGACCGATGGATGTACCGGATTATCGAGTCCGTCTCTAGCTCAAAACCCAGAAGTGGAATGCGGTAA
- the LOC127292547 gene encoding protein ARV 2, producing the protein MADASTEGEAPRCVGCGRRVKTLFVQYSPGNIRLMKCDNCKAVADPYIECEFMIILIDLILHKTRAYRHLLFNKLHIGSSLDKGILYQSILVYIVVDAFRISVSEGNTADKNSSRSMLSTIFICSEVLGNSLLGNVVFMAILLLGVRYILKLSFDIMRYREVLLAVIISSYFKLFLLTMMVWEFPSSAIFIVEIFVLSSNVVALRVMTQFPKAHCVGICFVAHAAKHLTERWLLRTP; encoded by the exons ATGGCGGACGCCAGTACAGAAGGGGAGGCGCCGCGATGCGTTGGCTGCGGCCGGCGCGTGAAGACGCTCTTCGTGCAGTACTCTCCGGGCAACATCCGTTTGATGAAATGT GATAACTGCAAGGCTGTAGCTGACCCCTACATCGAGTGCGAGTTCATG ATTATCTTGATCGATCTGATTCTCCACAAGACCAGGGCGTACCGGCATCTGCTGTTTAACAAGCTGCACATTGGTTCATCTCTTGATAAG GGAATACTGTACCAGTCCATTCTGGTGTATATTGTTGTTGATGCTT TCAGAATATCGGTTTCAGAAGGCAACACAGCTGATAAGAATTCTTCCAGAAGCATGTTGTCCACAATTTTCATTTGCAGCGAG GTTCTGGGTAACTCATTGTTAGGGAACGTCGTATTTATGGCAATATTACTTCTGGGAGTACGATATATTCTCAAACTATCTTTTGATATTATGAG GTATAGAGAGGTTCTGTTAGCTGTCATCATTTCAAGCTACTTCAAGTTATTTCTTCTGACAATGATG GTATGGGAGTTTCCATCATCTGCTATATTCATTGTTGAAATATTTGTTCTCTCATCAAATGTTGTCGCCCTGAGAG TCATGACTCAGTTCCCAAAAGCCCATTGCGTTGGAATCTGCTTCGTGGCGCATGCAGCGAAACACTTGACGGAGCGATGGCTCCTCCGGACACCGTGA